From a region of the Solanum stenotomum isolate F172 chromosome 2, ASM1918654v1, whole genome shotgun sequence genome:
- the LOC125856490 gene encoding uncharacterized protein LOC125856490: MAPNPQASLAYSSDGASGVFDVANLVLRILPSKDGIVLRRLLMTADGASLVRAFISKEAKFFRQHLCRIVADILSQWIFEALGSNVISSQMQLTGAPNVKLGSSSAVFSRDYDCNSTLRDRRLKLILFKVLGSARKSPILMMRFLCSSCLIFIKASAVACHRFLVCLSMAYLDRASLAPREVVVGA, translated from the exons ATGGCACCAAATCCTCAAGCATCTCTTGCTTATTCTTCTGATGGAGCCTCTGGTGTATTTGATGTTGCAAACTTGGTGTTGAGAATACTACCATCTAAAGACGGTATTGTGCTGAGAAGATTGTTAATGACAGCA GATGGTGCTTCATTAGTTAGAGCATTTATTTCCAAGGAGGCAAAGTTCTTTCGTCAACACCTTTGCAGAATTGTTGCTGATATACTGTCCCAGTGGATATTTGAAGCACTTGGAAGTAATGTAATTAGCTCCCAAATGCAGCTAACTGGTGCGCCCAATGTAAAGCTAGGATCGTCTTCTGCTGTATTCTCACGGGACTATGATTGCAATTCAACCCTCAGAGATCGCCGGCTTAAACTGATTCTATTCAAGGTGTTAGGTTCTGCAAGAAAAAGTCCGATACTGATGATGAGGTTTTTATGCTCTTCATGTCTGATATTTATCAAAGCATCAGCTGTGGCTTGTCATCGATTTTTGGTTTGTCTCTCTATGGCTTACCTGGATCGTGCATCACTTGCTCCGCGGGAAGTTGTAGTTGGTGCATAA
- the LOC125856876 gene encoding U-box domain-containing protein 52-like isoform X1: protein MFSKLKLLKKDKMWLPNNKGSPGSKKGNGNGTGVVALAIDKDKGSQYAIKWATDNLVKRGQTLVLIHVVTKPIASQYGNCGGVHVVDGNLSPHGQNLEKQTKELFLTFHCFCTRKDIRCLDVILEDADVPKALTEYLSSAAIQNLVLGASRHGFIRRLKVTDIPSSVSKGAPDFCTVYVISKSKISSVKNASRPAPMASPLYKKIQQLEEHVHGGGFTPTATNRAIHIGDRSQRRSFVTDDSRKIGFGSRSPFDRRRVIPSRIFSDLSEADTDLSFVSSGRPSTDRTSSLMYDGMDSGRISQISTSSDSSFGSERLGARGSELSSFNDFSLSSFETDDGEAEMRRLKMELQRTMDLYSTACKEALTAKQKSVELNLWRVEEEKRLEEARLAEEAAKATAEKERDKYRVAMETAEAAQRLAELESKRRVDAEMQAHKEAEEREKAMMNLGQVDFRYRRYNIEEIEEATQFFSDSLKVGEGGYGPVYKCYLDHTPVAVKVLRPDAAQGRSQFQQEVEVLSRMRHPNMVLLLGACPEYGCLIYEYMANGSLEERLMRRGDKKSALSWQLRFRIAAEIATGLLFLHQTKPEPLVHRDLKPGNILLDHNFVTKISDVGLSRLIPPSTTEEVTQYRMTSAAGTFCYIDPEYQQTGMLGVKSDVYSLGILLLQLITAKQAMGITHYVSRCIEKGEELIEILDPSISDWPIEETLNFAKLALQCAELRRKDRPDLGKIVLPELSRLRALAEENMGPLVIGGSACPSPSHSQASTSQEMSSDPRVNSGLSIKSVSTSSYSQEKQSGSGDE, encoded by the exons ATGTTTAGTaagttgaaattattgaaaaaggATAAAATGTGGCTCCCAAATAATAAGGGAAGCCCTGGAAGCAAAAAGGGTAATGGAAATGGGACAGGAGTAGTTGCACTTGCTATTGATAAAGATAAAGGAAGCCAATATGCAATAAAATGGGCTACTGATAATTTGGTTAAGAGAGGACAAACTCTTGTTCTTATTCATGTTGTCACCAAGCCTATTGCTTCACAAT ATGGAAACTGTGGTGGTGTTCATGTTGTAGATGGAAATTTATCTCCACACGGCCAAAACCTTGAGAAACAAACCAAAGAATTGTTTCTTACTTTCCATTGCTTTTGTACACGTAAAGAT ATTCGTTGCTTGGATGTTATACTTGAAGATGCAGATGTACCAAAAGCACTAACAGAATATTTATCTAGTGCTGCCATTCAAAATTTGGTTCTTGGAGCATCTAGGCATGGCTTTATCAG ACGGTTGAAGGTTACAGATATACCAAGCAGTGTATCAAAGGGAGCACCAGATTTCTGTACTGTTTATGTCATCTCAAAGTCAAAGATCTCTTCTGTGAAAAATGCTTCTCGCCCGGCCCCTATGGCATCGCCTCTTTATAAGAAAATACAGCAATTGGAAGAACATGTTCATGGTGGTGGTTTTACCCCTACTGCAACTAACAGGGCCATCCATA TCGGTGACAGGTCTCAACGACGATCATTTGTAACTGATGACAGCAGAAAAATTGG TTTTGGAAGCAGGTCACCGTTTGATAGACGAAGAGTCATCCCTTCAAGGATTTTTTCTGACCTTTCTGAAGCGGATACTGATTTATCATTCGTCAGCTCTGGTAGGCCAAGCACTGATCGTACATCTTCCTTGATGTATGATGGCATGGATTCTGGCCGTATTTCACAAATATCAACAAGTTCAGATAGTAGCTTTGGCTCGGAGCGCTTGGGAGCTAGGGGGAGTGAGCTCAGCTCTTTCAATGACTTCTCATTATCCTCATTTGAGACT GACGATGGAGAGGCCGAAATGAGAAGGCTAAAGATGGAGCTTCAGAGGACAATGGACTTGTACAGTACAGCATGCAAAGAAGCACTGACAGCAAAACAGAAG TCAGTGGAGCTCAATCTATGGCGGgtggaagaagaaaagagacTGGAGGAGGCACGGCTTGCAGAGGAAGCTGCAAAGGCAACAGCAGAGAAGGAGAGAGATAAATATAGGGTTGCCATGGAAACTGCTGAAGCAGCTCAAAGACTTGCAGAACTTGAATCAAAAAGAAGAGTAGATGCTGAAATGCAAGCCCATAAAGAAGCAGAAGAGAGGGAGAAAGCAATGATGAACTTAGGTCAAGTTGATTTTAGATATAGGAGGTACAACATTGAAGAAATTGAAGAGGCAACACAATTTTTCTCTGATTCTCTCAAGGTTGGAGAAGGAGGATATGGTCCTGTCTACAAATGTTATCTTGATCACACACCAGTAGCAGTTAAGGTCTTACGTCCAGATGCAGCACAAGGAAGATCTCAATTTCAGCAAGAG GTTGAAGTCCTGAGTCGTATGAGGCATCCTAATATGGTACTACTCCTTGGAGCTTGCCCAGAATATGGTTGTTTGATATATGAGTACATGGCAAATGGAAGCTTAGAGGAACGTCTCATGCGACGTGGAGATAAAAAATCAGCACTCTCATGGCAGCTTAGATTTCGTATTGCAGCGGAGATTGCCACTGGCTTGCTGTTTCTTCACCAGACCAAGCCAGAACCTCTGGTCCACCGTGACCTCAAACCTGGAAACATTCTGCTTGACCATAATTTTGTAACCAAGATTAGTGATGTTGGACTATCAAGGCTTATCCCTCCTTCTACTACTGAAGAAGTAACACAATACCGGATGACATCTGCAGCTGGCACATTTTGCTATATTGATCCAGAGTATCAACAAACAGGCATGCTTGGGGTTAAATCAGATGTTTATTCCTTAGGAATTCTTCTTCTGCAATTGATAACAGCCAAGCAAGCAATGGGCATAACTCATTATGTTTCTCGATGCATTGAGAAGGGGGAAGAGCTTATAGAGATACTAGATCCTTCGATTTCTGATTGGCCAATCGAAGAGACCTTGAATTTTGCAAAGCTAGCACTCCAATGTGCAGAACTGAGGCGGAAGGATCGGCCAGACCTGGGCAAAATAGTTTTACCTGAGCTTAGTCGATTGAGAGCATTGGCCGAAGAAAATATGGGTCCCTTGGTGATAGGTGGAAGTGCTTGCCCCTCCCCCAGCCACAGCCAAGCATCTACATCACAG GAAATGTCAAGTGACCCTCGAGTGAATTCTGGTTTAAGCATCAAAAGTGTTTCAACTTCATCTTATTCACAAGAAAAACAATCAG GATCAGGGGATGAATAA
- the LOC125856876 gene encoding U-box domain-containing protein 35-like isoform X2, producing MFSKLKLLKKDKMWLPNNKGSPGSKKGNGNGTGVVALAIDKDKGSQYAIKWATDNLVKRGQTLVLIHVVTKPIASQYGNCGGVHVVDGNLSPHGQNLEKQTKELFLTFHCFCTRKDIRCLDVILEDADVPKALTEYLSSAAIQNLVLGASRHGFIRRLKVTDIPSSVSKGAPDFCTVYVISKSKISSVKNASRPAPMASPLYKKIQQLEEHVHGGGFTPTATNRAIHIGSVGDRSQRRSFVTDDSRKIGSPFDRRRVIPSRIFSDLSEADTDLSFVSSGRPSTDRTSSLMYDGMDSGRISQISTSSDSSFGSERLGARGSELSSFNDFSLSSFETDDGEAEMRRLKMELQRTMDLYSTACKEALTAKQKSVELNLWRVEEEKRLEEARLAEEAAKATAEKERDKYRVAMETAEAAQRLAELESKRRVDAEMQAHKEAEEREKAMMNLGQVDFRYRRYNIEEIEEATQFFSDSLKVGEGGYGPVYKCYLDHTPVAVKVLRPDAAQGRSQFQQEVEVLSRMRHPNMVLLLGACPEYGCLIYEYMANGSLEERLMRRGDKKSALSWQLRFRIAAEIATGLLFLHQTKPEPLVHRDLKPGNILLDHNFVTKISDVGLSRLIPPSTTEEVTQYRMTSAAGTFCYIDPEYQQTGMLGVKSDVYSLGILLLQLITAKQAMGITHYVSRCIEKGEELIEILDPSISDWPIEETLNFAKLALQCAELRRKDRPDLGKIVLPELSRLRALAEENMGPLVIGGSACPSPSHSQASTSQEMSSDPRVNSGLSIKSVSTSSYSQEKQSGSGDE from the exons ATGTTTAGTaagttgaaattattgaaaaaggATAAAATGTGGCTCCCAAATAATAAGGGAAGCCCTGGAAGCAAAAAGGGTAATGGAAATGGGACAGGAGTAGTTGCACTTGCTATTGATAAAGATAAAGGAAGCCAATATGCAATAAAATGGGCTACTGATAATTTGGTTAAGAGAGGACAAACTCTTGTTCTTATTCATGTTGTCACCAAGCCTATTGCTTCACAAT ATGGAAACTGTGGTGGTGTTCATGTTGTAGATGGAAATTTATCTCCACACGGCCAAAACCTTGAGAAACAAACCAAAGAATTGTTTCTTACTTTCCATTGCTTTTGTACACGTAAAGAT ATTCGTTGCTTGGATGTTATACTTGAAGATGCAGATGTACCAAAAGCACTAACAGAATATTTATCTAGTGCTGCCATTCAAAATTTGGTTCTTGGAGCATCTAGGCATGGCTTTATCAG ACGGTTGAAGGTTACAGATATACCAAGCAGTGTATCAAAGGGAGCACCAGATTTCTGTACTGTTTATGTCATCTCAAAGTCAAAGATCTCTTCTGTGAAAAATGCTTCTCGCCCGGCCCCTATGGCATCGCCTCTTTATAAGAAAATACAGCAATTGGAAGAACATGTTCATGGTGGTGGTTTTACCCCTACTGCAACTAACAGGGCCATCCATA TTGGATCAGTCGGTGACAGGTCTCAACGACGATCATTTGTAACTGATGACAGCAGAAAAATTGG GTCACCGTTTGATAGACGAAGAGTCATCCCTTCAAGGATTTTTTCTGACCTTTCTGAAGCGGATACTGATTTATCATTCGTCAGCTCTGGTAGGCCAAGCACTGATCGTACATCTTCCTTGATGTATGATGGCATGGATTCTGGCCGTATTTCACAAATATCAACAAGTTCAGATAGTAGCTTTGGCTCGGAGCGCTTGGGAGCTAGGGGGAGTGAGCTCAGCTCTTTCAATGACTTCTCATTATCCTCATTTGAGACT GACGATGGAGAGGCCGAAATGAGAAGGCTAAAGATGGAGCTTCAGAGGACAATGGACTTGTACAGTACAGCATGCAAAGAAGCACTGACAGCAAAACAGAAG TCAGTGGAGCTCAATCTATGGCGGgtggaagaagaaaagagacTGGAGGAGGCACGGCTTGCAGAGGAAGCTGCAAAGGCAACAGCAGAGAAGGAGAGAGATAAATATAGGGTTGCCATGGAAACTGCTGAAGCAGCTCAAAGACTTGCAGAACTTGAATCAAAAAGAAGAGTAGATGCTGAAATGCAAGCCCATAAAGAAGCAGAAGAGAGGGAGAAAGCAATGATGAACTTAGGTCAAGTTGATTTTAGATATAGGAGGTACAACATTGAAGAAATTGAAGAGGCAACACAATTTTTCTCTGATTCTCTCAAGGTTGGAGAAGGAGGATATGGTCCTGTCTACAAATGTTATCTTGATCACACACCAGTAGCAGTTAAGGTCTTACGTCCAGATGCAGCACAAGGAAGATCTCAATTTCAGCAAGAG GTTGAAGTCCTGAGTCGTATGAGGCATCCTAATATGGTACTACTCCTTGGAGCTTGCCCAGAATATGGTTGTTTGATATATGAGTACATGGCAAATGGAAGCTTAGAGGAACGTCTCATGCGACGTGGAGATAAAAAATCAGCACTCTCATGGCAGCTTAGATTTCGTATTGCAGCGGAGATTGCCACTGGCTTGCTGTTTCTTCACCAGACCAAGCCAGAACCTCTGGTCCACCGTGACCTCAAACCTGGAAACATTCTGCTTGACCATAATTTTGTAACCAAGATTAGTGATGTTGGACTATCAAGGCTTATCCCTCCTTCTACTACTGAAGAAGTAACACAATACCGGATGACATCTGCAGCTGGCACATTTTGCTATATTGATCCAGAGTATCAACAAACAGGCATGCTTGGGGTTAAATCAGATGTTTATTCCTTAGGAATTCTTCTTCTGCAATTGATAACAGCCAAGCAAGCAATGGGCATAACTCATTATGTTTCTCGATGCATTGAGAAGGGGGAAGAGCTTATAGAGATACTAGATCCTTCGATTTCTGATTGGCCAATCGAAGAGACCTTGAATTTTGCAAAGCTAGCACTCCAATGTGCAGAACTGAGGCGGAAGGATCGGCCAGACCTGGGCAAAATAGTTTTACCTGAGCTTAGTCGATTGAGAGCATTGGCCGAAGAAAATATGGGTCCCTTGGTGATAGGTGGAAGTGCTTGCCCCTCCCCCAGCCACAGCCAAGCATCTACATCACAG GAAATGTCAAGTGACCCTCGAGTGAATTCTGGTTTAAGCATCAAAAGTGTTTCAACTTCATCTTATTCACAAGAAAAACAATCAG GATCAGGGGATGAATAA